The following coding sequences lie in one Rutidosis leptorrhynchoides isolate AG116_Rl617_1_P2 chromosome 6, CSIRO_AGI_Rlap_v1, whole genome shotgun sequence genomic window:
- the LOC139853415 gene encoding uncharacterized protein: protein MDRDNENYEEALALAKEEDEAEGEVVSIPKAPRRHFPRDREGKARQLFNDYFFDTLTFPLDRFRRRFRMSKSLFICICRGIINFNQESISDYITYFKQRRDATGLYGFNVFQKCTSAIRQLAYGVAPDAFDEYLHMGESTSYLCLKNFCKSVLYLYSAEYMRRPNANDVQRLISKHKEIHGFSGLLGSIDCMHWGWKNCPVGWKGEFTPGDHGYPKIMLEAVASYDTWIWHSFFVPAGSNNDINVLNQSDLFNKLLKDMSPPCNYTVNGLHFSRCYYLADGIYPEWSTLVKSFKNTNDPKAKKFKRFQESARKDIELAFDNGRAFCGLEEGYPPTSSLTFRLP from the exons ATGGATCGAGATAACGAAAATTATGAAGAGGCATTAGCACTTGCAA aagaagaagatgaagccgAAGGTGAAGTTGTATCGATACCTAAAGCTCCTAGAAGACACTTTCCTAGAGATCGAGAAGGAAAAGCTAGACAACTATTCAACGATTATTTTTTCGACACCCTTACTTTCCCACTCGATAGGTTCCGGCGACGTTTTCGTATGAGCAAGTCTTTGTTCATCTGTATATGTCGAGGTATAATCAATTTTAATCAAGAATCTATATCCGattatattacttattttaaacAAAGACGAGATGCAACCGGTTTATACGGTTTTAACGTTTTCCAAAAATGTACGTCCGCTATAAGACAATTAGCGTACGGTGTTGCACCCGATGCTTTTGATGAATACTTACACATGGGTGAATCAACTTCTTATTTATGTTTGAAAAACTTTTGCAAGAGTGTTTTATACTTATATTCGGCCGAGTACATGAGACGACCAAATGCGAATGATGTGCAACGTTTAATTTCTAAACATAAAGAAATACATGGTTTTTCGGGTTTGTTAGGGAGcatcgattgtatgcattggggTTGGAAAAATTGTCCAGTTGGTTGGAAAGGAGAATTTACACCAGGTGATCATGGTTACCCAAAAATCATGTTAGAGGCAGTTGCCTCGTATGATACATGGATTTGGCATTCCTTTTTTGTGCCGGCTGGTTCAAACAACGACATAAACGTTCTAAATCAATCGGATTTATTTAACAAGTTACTAAAAGATATGTCACCTCCATGTAACTATACTGTCAATGGATTGCATTTTAGTAGATGTTATTATTTGGCGGATGGGATTTATCCGGAATGGTCAACTCTTGTTAAATCTTTCAAAAATACCAATGATCCAAAAGCAAAGAAATTTAAAAGATTCCAAGAGTctgcaagaaaagatattgaactAGCTTTTG ATAATGGTCGTGCATTTTGTGGTCTCGAAGAAGGTTATCCGCCAACGTCGTCCTTGACATTTAGACTTCCATGA